The following are encoded together in the Ranitomeya imitator isolate aRanImi1 chromosome 4, aRanImi1.pri, whole genome shotgun sequence genome:
- the LOC138674891 gene encoding olfactory receptor 5B12-like codes for MENNTRRQVTILVFSGLTDNKELIPFLFVLFLCIYVVTIVGNFGIIALVYNTSRLHSPMYYFLSFLSFVDVFYSSIITPKMFSDLISEKKVISFSGCALQFFFFAALGGTETFLLSTMSYDRYIAVCHPLHYMSIMTRNKCLYMVIFSFSVGFLQSSMLTICAFSLQFCGSNLIDHFYCDIPPLLTLSCSDTFHCTIVTIFMVGLCTITSLLSILLSYLLIFASVLRMRSSESRKKAFSTCSSHLMCASVFYVTVFFNYLRPPSSVFTSQDKVAAIFYAVVTPMLNPLAYTLRNQEVKSIIGQAVRNITVKGFSKQFT; via the coding sequence ATGGAGAATAACACCAGGAGACAAGTGACCATCCTTGTGTTCTCTGGACTGACGGATAACAAGGAGCTCATCCCTTTCCTGTTCGTCTTGTTCTTATGCATATACGTTGTAACGATTGTGGGTAACTTTGGCATCATAGCTCTGGTCTATAACACCTCCAGACTCCACTCGCCCATGTACTACTTCTTGAGTTTCCTCTCTTTTGTAGACGTCTTCTATTCTTCCATCATCACTCCAAAAATGTTCTCTGACCTGATCTCGGAGAAGAAGGTCATCTCATTCAGTGGTTGTGCTCTCCAGTTCTTCTTCTTTGCAGCTCTGGGAGGCACTGAGACTTTCCTTCTCTCCACCATGTCCTATGACCGATACATTGCCGTCTGCCACCCTCTCCATTATATGTCTATAATGACCAGGAATAAATGCTTATATATGGTTATTTTTTCTTTCTCCGTTGGCTTCTTGCAGTCTTCGATGCTGACCATCTGTGCATTCAGTCTTCAGTTCTGTGGATCAAATTTGATTGACCACTTCTACTGTGACATCCCACCACTGCTCACCCTGTCCTGCTCTGATACTTTCCATTGCACCATAGTCACAATCTTCATGGTCGGCCTATGTACGATTACTTCCTTGTTGTCAATCCTACTCTCATATCTTCTCATATTTGCATCAGTTTTGAGAATGAGATCCAGCGAGAGCAGGAAAAAAGCCTTCAGCACGTGCTCCTCTCATCTGATGTGCGCCTCAGTCTTTTACGTGACGGTTTTCTTCAACTACTTGCGTCCTCCTTCTAGTGTCTTTACGAGCCAAGACAAGGTGGCCGCAATCTTCTACGCAGTGGTGACGCCAATGCTCAATCCTCTTGCCTACACTTTGAGAAACCAGGAGGTAAAAAGTATAATTGGCCAAGCAGTGCGTAATATCACAGTCAAAGGTTTTTCTAAACAATTCACATAG